The region ctgcaaaacagccccaccccacttctggtgctgcaaaacagccccgccccacttactgctgcaaagaaacagccccaccccactactcagtgaatacatgtattagctgctggtacatggtctacgctcggcctcataaccaagccaattgcaagaaagctcgcttctacactgctgcaaaacagctcatgcccccagcaaaaagagcacaACCACTGCTTTAGATCATCATAGCCCTCCTCCTTATGTCTCCTGTGTGCAGGGACACTACATTAGTCACACCAACTACAACACCAGAGGAGGAtcgtcagggtcaaaaggtctaGTCTTAATCATAAAACTGCTTCTGGGAGACTTTCCACTCAGCTATTGACCCTGACAACCCTCCTCTGCTCCAACCGCATGTGCAAATTCAACAGTCTCCTGTACAGTATAAGTCAACACCAGTTTAACAACTTCCATTCTCAAATTCAAGCGTTATTTTAACAActttacacacacaggcagagTCACTTATTCAACACAACTGTTGTATTACTGGCTCTTGTAAATGTACTCACAACTTGAACCACCATCTCTCA is a window of Halichondria panicea chromosome 13, odHalPani1.1, whole genome shotgun sequence DNA encoding:
- the LOC135347075 gene encoding cysteine-rich with EGF-like domain protein 2-B isoform X3, producing the protein MDDTAKSNFADGDTNWEEEKLASYANSEVRLIEMLDEHSDYDCHRLLENYEEEIERWWFKLRHKEEGYDDLKQWLCSFCWGHELFCSSVEASFLAIGLVMRPSVDHVPAANTCIH